One genomic region from Cryptococcus deuterogattii R265 chromosome 7, complete sequence encodes:
- a CDS encoding ENTH domain-containing protein, with product MTAQSFDKIVKLATKPKNAPPKAKYIDSLIAATYADDRSINEIVIVLAQRLRDPNGVVVFKGLLTLHQMIRTGQTEALLDVLARNDVLRLRNIYSQQFQGYVPPASMGAYADYLDSRIRAYRELKRDLIRVQTESNRRSDGLGAASKARRLRHLPVEKGLLREVKMVQKMLDSLVKCKFYDDDLRDENTVLALRLLVKDLLVLFQAGNEGVCNILEHYFEMSKVDATDSFEIYKSFIKQTDKVVDYLSIARKLHNVLNVPVPNLKHAPTGLVKALEEYLNDPNFEQNRIDYKKSLGVVEGDNRRPSNTEPTRKASPDKNTSTPTKAASPAPEVKPQAPAGASQKIQDFFESIQADQQPTMFGGAPQQINYAQMTVNQHQQFNPFRQSMMMPQQTGFMQPQMTGFSHTQQQGFLQPQQTGAMAFGRQSIMPMSTGQPGAGGEFGFVQPPYAQTQQPQMQMQMQPQRTGFLQPQATGFNPFRQSIMPTGNGMGADSLNGPMSQPSSPSPFAQLSHQTQGQAQIQRPGSTPAFSTPPSNVTATGPSSEPKPLKAQATGSKNPFAPAGGAVPPVPSLPSQHQPLQKKPTMNEMMMGLHTGNAGGAWSQPQAPQQQTQPMGQAQAGQQGNAQGTGMSSIASEFASNKNQTNGSAGANTSTGAGGTDFLSQFGSLSVNPTNASSPSTQTTASSSNPLSFLSTNPTGSTSATSGLTSQTTGANTNSSANGFLQPQPTGYHGSNVKPFKPSSSFGNQLIESLPPLPESGPGSNPSSSVASPSGAGAAGGVQPQSTGFPGLGSLSFQNTGNPAGSSAGTGSGLMPQMTGAPNPFRQSTMFGGSSFSGTGSLNPQITGMGAFSGLSAFGGQQNHGHGQGMFGQQQQQQQQTPFQQQAQQGSLI from the exons ATGACGGCCCAATCCTTCGATAAGATCGTAAAGCTTGCAACAAAGCCAAAGAACGCGCCTCCGAAAGCAAAGTACATCGATTCACTCATCGCTGCTACCTATGCCGACGACCGCTCGATCAACGAGATTGTGATTGTACTCGCACAAAGGTTGAGAGATCCAAATGGCGTG GTCGTGTTCAAGGGCCTTCTTACGCTGCACCAGATGATACGCACTGGGCAGACTGAAGCGCTGCTCGATGTTCTCGCCCGAAACGATGTTTTGAGACTCCGGAATATCTACAGCCAGCAATTCCAAG GATACGTCCCCCCTGCGAGCATGGGCGCTTATGCAGACTATCTCGACAGCAGAATCAGGGCGTACAGAGAGCTAAAGCGAGATCTTATAAGAGTGCAGACAGAGTCTAACAGGAGGAGCGATGGGCTGGGTGCTGCTT CAAAAGCAAGGAGATTAAGACATCTGCCTGTGGAGAAGGGTTTGCTGAGAGAGGTCAAGATGGTGCAAAAGATGCTGGACAGTCTCGTCAAGTGCAAG TTTTACGACGATGATTTGAGGGACGAAAATACAGTTTTGGCATTGAGACTTCTTGTGAAAGACTTGCTTGTCCTGTTCCAGGCCGGTAACGAAGGCGTCTGCAACATCCTAG AGCATTATTTTGAAATGTCCAAGGTCGACGCCACCGACTCGTTTGAAATCTATAAATCTTTTATCAAACAAACTGACAAAGTCGTTGATTACCTCTCCATTGCCCGAAAACTTCACAATGTCTTGAACGTTCCTGTGCCCAACCTCAAACACGCCCCAACAGGGCTCGTCAAAGCGTTGGAAGAGTACCTCAACGATCCCAACTTTGAGCAGAATAGGATAGACTACAAGAAGAGTTTAGGAGTCGTTGAGGGAGATAATAGGCGTCCGAGCAATACAGAGCCGACAAGGAAGGCTTCGCCCGATAAAAACACATCGACACCAACCAAGGCCGCATCTCCTGCGCCGGAAGTTAAGCCCCAAGCTCCCGCGGGAGCCTCACAGAAAATCCAAGATTTCTTTGAATCTATTCAAGCGGACCAGCAGCCTACCATGTTTGGTGGTGCTCCTCAGCA GATCAATTATGCTCAGATGACTGTCAACCAGCATCAGCAATTCAATCCCTTCCGCCAGTCAATGATGATGCCCCAGCAGACCGGATTCATGCAACCTCAGATGACCGGCTTTTCTCATACTCAACAACAAGGTTTCCTCCAACCTCAACAAACAGGTGCTATGGCATTTGGAAGACAGTCCATCATGCCCATGTCTACCGGACAACCAGGTGCAGGAGGAGAATTCGGTTTCGTCCAGCCACCTTATGCGCAAACTCAACAGCCGCAAATGCAGATGCAGATGCAGCCTCAACGAACTGGATTCCTCCAGCCTCAGGCCACTGGGTTTAACCCTTTCAGGCAGAGTATTATGCCTACCGGCAATGGTATGGGTGCAGACAGTTTGAACGGGCCCATgtctcagccttcttctccttcgccTTTTGCCCAATTATCTCACCAGACCCAAGGACAAGCTCAAATTCAGCGCCCAGGATCGACACCTGCATTCTCTACTCCTCCATCCAACGTCACTGCCACAGGCCCTAGTTCCGAGCCTAAACCTCTGAAGGCCCAAGCAACAGGCTCGAAGAATCCCTTCGCCCCGGCAGGTGGCGCTGTTCCGCCTGTACCTAGTCTTCCATCTCAGCACCAGCCTCtgcagaagaagccaaCAATgaatgagatgatgatgggtcTTCATACTGGTAATGCTGGTGGAGCATGGAGTCAGCCTCAAGCGCCGCAACAGCAGACGCAACCAATGGGTCAAGCTCAAGCGGGACAGCAAGGGAATGCTCAGGGTACAGGGATGTCGAGCATCGCAAGCGAGTTTGCGTCAAACAAGAACCAGACGAATGGTTCTGCTGGTGCGAACACGAGCACTGGCGCTGGTGGGACGGACTTCTTGTCTCAATTCGGATCATTGTCCGTCAATCCCACAAAtgcttcctctccatctacACAAAcaacagcttcttcttcgaacCCGCTTTCGTTCTTGTCCACCAACCCTACAGGTAGTACCAGCGCGACGTCAGGGCTCACTTCACAGACTACGGGCGCAAACACGAACAGCAGTGCGAATGGTTTCCTTCAACCCCAACCTACCGGATATCACGGCTCTAACGTTAAGCCATTTAAGCCGTCGAGCAGCTTTGGTAATCAACTGATAGAGAGCTTACCGCCCCTTCCTGAATCCGGCCCTGGATCAAACCCCAGTTCTAGTGTAGCTTCGCCGAGTGGCGCTGGTGCGGCTGGGGGCGTCCAACCACAGAGTACAGGTTTCCCCGGCTTAGGATCTTTGTCATTCCAGAACACTGGGAATCCTGCAGGGTCGTCGGCGGGGACTGGCAGCGGATTGATGCCCCAAATGACCGGAGCACCCAACCCGTTTAGGCAATCCACTATGTTTGGAGGATCGTCGTTCTCCGGTACCGGAAGCTTGAACCCCCAGATAACAGGGATGGGCGCCTTTAGCGGGTTATCGGCGTTTGGTGGACAACAGAATCATGGGCATGGACAAGGGATGTTTggacagcaacagcagcagcagcagcaaacGCCGTTCCAACAGCAAGCCCAGCAGGGATCTTTGATTTGA
- a CDS encoding alpha-1,3-mannosyltransferase CMT1, producing the protein MFRNTFKNRHPHPATPSLHTSSHTASQSKRPLVVLSLVLGSIFFLSFLSHPDPSARRFQWPGLFPSPPPPAIHTKDYFLERTLNATSKAFREICPSAGDPVHLDPDLTEAQKKRYLPLKRSTRGRYLLVTNTRQIEAHLPDLLNTLIVLLRYLTPEHLAVSILEGPSSDCTQNAVEQVLKPMLEEQGLGRAWTRIETGESKIDWEKHNRIEKIAELRNRALAPLWQGVNDQKWENEIEAVVFFNDVYLHAADILEVLYQHVKNEAGITTAMDWWKKRPEYYYDIWVGRTIDTGDLFYPIDNPWWSPSSDLFPNSPNSLIAYSHLEPFQVFSSWNALAVLSPAPFLPPHNVRFRRGDVKRGECAASECTLIASDFWKVGFGKVAVVPNVQLAYERDVVKDIIEDVGKQKEQLGWVDGVPPEHLDVEIEWTTKPPEKVRCHAWPEINGLSANVWEETKWVKPWLE; encoded by the exons ATGTTCCGGAATACCTTTAAGAAtcgacatcctcatccgGCAACTCCTTCGCTTCACACATCATCGCATACCGCCTCTCAATCCAAACGTCCTCTCGTTGTCCTCTCGCTCGTCCTCGgcagcatcttctttctctcttttctctcgcATCCCGATCCATCAGCGCGCAGGTTTCAATGGCCCGgactctttccttctcccccaCCACCGGCGATACACACCAAAGACTATTTTTTGGAAAGAACGCTTAATGCAACATCCAAAGCGTTCAGAGAAATCTGCCCTTCGGCCGGAGATCCGGTGCATCTGGACCCTGATTTAACGGAAGCGCAGAAAAAGAGGTATCTCCCATTGAAGCGGTCTACAAGGGGAAGGTACCTTTTGGTCACTAATACTAGGCAGATCGAGGCGCATCTTCCCGATCTGCTGAATACTTTGATCGTCTTGTTGAGGTATCTCACTCCCGAGCACTTGGCGGTGTCCATTTTGGAAGGGCCTTCCAGCGACTGCACCCAGAACGCAGTTGAACAAGTTCTCAAGCCTATGctggaagaacaaggtcTCGGAAGAGCTTGGACAAGGATTGAAACGGGGGAAAGCAAGATCGATTGGGAAAAACATAATCGAATCGAGAAGATTGCAGAGCTGCGTAATAGGGCACTTGCACCGTTATGGCAAGGGGTAAATGATCAAAAGTGGGAGAACGAAATTGAAGCGGTAGTTTTTTTCAATGATGTGTATTTGCATGCGGCGGATATACTGGAAGTGCTTTATCAACATGTGAAGAATGAAGCCGGGATTACTACCGCCATGGattggtggaagaagagaccaGAGTATTATTACGATATCTGGGTAGGGCGAACA ATCGACACGGGTGATCTATTCTACCCTATCGACAACCCTTGGTGGTCCCCATCCTCGGATCTATTCCCCAACTCCCCCAACTCTCTTATCGCCTACTCCCACCTTGAACCATTCCAAGTCTTTTCGTCATGGAATGCTCTCGCCGTCTTATCACCTGCAccattcctccctcctcacaATGTTCGTTTTAGGAGAGGCGATGTTAAAAGGGGAGAGTGTGCAGCAAGTGAGTGTACGTTGATCGCTAGCGATTTTTGGAAAGTCGGGTTTGGGAAAGTAGCTGTCGTGCCTAATGTTCAG CTAGCATACGAGAGAGATGTTGTAAAGGATATCATTGAAGATGTgggaaaacaaaaagaacaGTTGGGATGGGTTGATGGTGTCCCTCCTGAACATTTAGACGTCGAGATTGAATGGACAACAAA ACCTCCTGAAAAAGTCCGATGCCATGCCTGGCCAGAAATTAACGGATTAAGTGCAAACGTCTGGGAAGAGACAAAATGGGTAAAGCCCTGGTTAGAGTGA
- a CDS encoding cytoplasmic protein, protein MSGGKPTEEQIEDAILSARFGDLDDLRAFVDAFGKEALAEARDERGNTVLHMCCGNGHLDVLQYLLPLVPPSLLSVTNETGSPAMHYAVANNNTECVKALVNWPEEQGGGLPLLKQKNASGRDAFLESMFAGEGKEEVSGWIEGYLYKVEGGDDEEEAEGEGKEIKMSVGDEVVEDEAEVVDELVEKAEALEVNGEKEKESN, encoded by the exons ATGTCCGGCGGAAAACCAACCGAAGAACAAATTGAAGACGCCATCCTCTCTGCTCGATTTGGTGACCTCGATGACCTCAGGGCTTTTGTCGACGCTTTTGGTAAAGAAGCTTTGGCTGAAGCAAGGGATGAGCGGGGGAACACTGTCTTACATATGTGCTGTGGTAACGGCCATCTCG ATGTCTTGCAATACCTCCTCCCGCTTGTAcccccctccctcctctctgtGACCAACGAGACCGGATCTCCCGCTATGCACTACGCTGTGGCAAACAATAATACCGAATGTGTCAAGGCGCTTGTCAACTGGCCCGAGGAACAGGGAGGTGGTCTTCCGTTGTTAAAG CAAAAGAACGCTTCCGGTCGAGACGCTTTCCTTGAATCCATGTTCGCCGGtgaaggcaaagaagaagtttcAGGTTGGATCGAGGGGTACCTGTACAAGGTCGAAGGCggggatgacgaagaagaagctgaaggggaggggaaggagatcAAGATGTCTGTAGGAGACGAggttgttgaagatgaggccGAGGtggttgatgagcttgtAGAGAAGGCTGAGGCACTTGAAGTCAAcggtgagaaggagaaggaatcCAACTAG
- a CDS encoding DNA cross-link repair 1A protein has product MAPATTTIKKPLPLPSERGTLLSFFKKETTSVDTGFHASQTRIKNEVVSVELTAGPSKPSQTRNNSSEQSTIRRGKGKEKQQDHNGSAHDPVVISDDDEDDPLPATPSSSSKRRKISVPSSYQNQAPQRSSRQSPNRLLKTPTIFAGCPDFKPPPKWPHIVNIADVEEDDDDEIMLVSDEDATRTQDPGEGEIEEDDSGVEMGDNDRSRTPEMQATQSGEDIPAGEMGWEEPDEGMGMEDEVDDADDAQSAVSSSIKSLTSTSSSRTISSFSFSILPPEPPQQSTTKGPNAFSLLMSGHKEHEQWKDAEADLRRDGKRFAGRRRAPFYKVLTGMPVAVDAFRYGAIPGVTAYLLTHAHSDHYTNLSKSWNNGPIYCSETTANLIIHMLEVDPKWVHGLPNDVPFEMPNTGGVTVTPIEANHCPGSSIFLFEGRQTVNAGDSGFASPYVGSKRVFRYLHCGDFRANPQMVLHPAIARAPINTCYLDTTYLNPKYCFPPQPLVINACATLARRHVVGESEDAPSLEAVQQGSVIGVSGMTSTTHSGGRKVTLKTENGGEREIEVEVKEEKGEKEKQMMQGWLVKKEEKVKEEVKEESGQVGKRAKSRTLVVVGTYSIGKERIVKAIAKAVASKIYCDQRKKGILLCQTDPELHFMLTSDPIEAQVHLLPLGNIQLDRLQSYLTLFYPHFDRVLGFRPTGWSYSPPAGTDMLPDVNTVIRRDQARRFGEQDLKTMRGSSRNFMMYGVPYSEHSSFFELTCFALSLPGADLKMIATVNVGNEKNRAKMKKWFEKWLAEKARRKEKGLPSTVEYRDETFW; this is encoded by the exons ATGGCGCCAGcgacaacaacaatcaAGAAACCACTACCACTACCATCGGAGCGCGGGACGCtcctcagcttcttcaagaaaGAAACAACCTCAGTGGACACTGGATTCCACGCATCCCAAACGCGGATAAAAAACGAGGTAGTATCGGTCGAACTGACCGCGGGACCTTCAAAACCTAGTCAAACTAGAAATAACAGCTCCGAACAGAGCACTATTCgcagaggaaaagggaaggagaagcagcaaGATCATAATGGCTCTGCCCACGATCCTGTTGTGATCagcgatgacgatgaagacgatCCATTGCCTGCGACTCCATCATCAAGTTCAAAACGACGTAAGATCTCGGTCCCCTCTTCGTACCAGAACCAGGCCCCACAGCGATCTTCTCGACAATCTCCAAATCGCTTACTCAAAACTCCGACAATATTTGCTGGCTGTCCAGACTTTAAACCACCGCCCAAATGGCCGCATATAGTCAATATTGCCGACgtagaagaggatgatgatgatgagatcaTGTTGGTGTCCGACGAGGACGCTACGAGGACACAAGATCCTGGGGAAGGTGAaatagaagaagatgattcGGGCGTGGAGATGGGTGATAACGACCGGAGCCGCACCCCAGAAATGCAAGCTACACAGAGTGGCGAGGACATTCCTGCGGGAGAaatgggatgggaagaacCGGACGAAGgaatggggatggaggatgaggtcgACGATGCAGATGATGCCCAATCAGCagtctcttcatccatcaaaTCATTAACGTCAACGTCTAGCAGTCGcaccatctcatccttctctttttccatccTACCTCCCGAACCTCCACAGCAATCGACGACCAAAGGTCCCAACGCATTCTCACTCCTCATGTCGGGACATAAGGAACATGAGCAATGGAAAGATGCCGAGGCTGATTTGAGGCGGGATGGTAAACGGTTTgcgggaagaagaagggcgcCTTTTTACAAGGTGTTGACAGGTATGCCTGTGGCAGTGGATGCTTTTAGGTATGGCGCGATACCGGGCGTCACGGCATATCTCTTAAC ACATGCCCATTCTGACCATTACACCAATCTCTCCAAAAGCTGGAATAACGGACCCATCTATTGTTCTGAGACGACAGCAAACCTTATCATACATATGCTGGAAGTCGATCCAAAATGGGTT CATGGATTACCTAATGACGTGCCATTCGAAATGCCCAACACTGGGGGAGTCACGGTAACACCCATCGAAGCCAATCACT GTCCAGGatcttcaatcttcctctttgaaGGTCGACAGACTGTTAATGCTGGTGATTCAGGCTTCGCAAGCCCATATGTAGGCAGTAAACGCGTGTTCCGCTATCTCCATTGTGGAGACTTTCGAGC AAACCCCCAGATGGTTTTACATCCTGCAATAGCCCGTGCGCCTATCAATACATGCTATCTCGATACAACCTACCTCAATCCTAAATACTGTTTCCCCCCTCAACCACTTGTGATCAACGCATGTGCCACGCTTGCCAGACGACATGTCGTTGGCGAGTCGGAGGACGCGCCATCACTAGAGGCAGTGCAGCAAGGTTCCGTTATAGGAGTATCGGGCATGACGAGTACGACTCATTcagggggaaggaaagtcACACTCAAGACGGAaaatggaggagagagagaaattgaggttgaagtaaaggaggagaagggggagaaggagaaacaGATGATGCAAGGATGGTtagtgaagaaggaagaaaaggtcaaggaggaagtcaaggaagaatcAGGGCAAGTCGGAAAGAGAGCAAAGAGTCGGACCTTGGTGGTCGTCGGAACTTACTCCATcgggaaagaaagaataGTCAAGG CGATCGCAAAAGCCGTAGCCTCCAAAATCTACTGCGACCAGCGCAAAAAAGGAATCTTATTATGCCAAACCGACCCCGAACTCCACTTCATGCTTACCTCTGACCCTATCGAAGCCCAAGTCCACCTTTTACCCCTCGGTAACATCCAGCTCGATCGCTTGCAATCCTATCTCACCTTATTTTACCCCCATTTCGATCGAGTCCTGGGATTCCGCCCGACTGGGTGGAGTTACTCGCCGCCTGCGGGGACGGATATGTTGCCGGATGTGAATACTGTTATACGACGTGATCAGGCAAGGAGGTTTGGGGAACAGGATTTAAAGACTATGAGGGGGAGTAGTAGGAATTTCATGATGTATG GGGTACCATACTCGGAACACTCGAGTTTCTTTGAACTGACGTGTTTCGCGTTGTCATTGCCAGGTGCAgacttgaagatgatagcCACGGTTAATGTGGGAAATGAGAAAAA CCGCgcaaagatgaaaaaatG GTTTGAAAAGTGGTTGGCCGAAAAGGCTAGAcgcaaggagaagggattACCATCCACAGTCGAATATCGCGACGAAACATTT TGGTGA